A stretch of Paracoccus sp. MA DNA encodes these proteins:
- a CDS encoding PPC domain-containing DNA-binding protein: MVPLSSGRYATIRLRPGEDPLAALRALQRRTGAPAMALVTCVGSLTRAMIRHANRPGGTCHQGHFEITALTGTIDPAGQHLHLTIADGEGRAFGGHLLPGSAVHTTAEIVVLILDDLTFSRAPCPLSGHDELVIRPAAGQE, from the coding sequence ATGGTCCCGCTCTCCTCCGGCCGCTATGCCACGATCCGCCTGCGGCCGGGCGAGGACCCGCTGGCGGCCCTGCGCGCCCTGCAGCGCCGGACCGGGGCGCCGGCCATGGCGCTGGTCACCTGCGTCGGCAGCCTGACCCGCGCCATGATCCGCCACGCCAACCGGCCGGGAGGCACCTGCCACCAGGGCCATTTCGAGATCACCGCGCTGACCGGCACCATCGACCCGGCCGGCCAGCACCTGCATCTGACCATCGCCGACGGCGAGGGGCGGGCCTTCGGCGGCCACCTCCTGCCGGGCTCGGCGGTCCATACCACGGCCGAGATCGTGGTGCTGATCCTCGACGACCTCACCTTCAGCCGCGCGCCCTGCCCGCTTTCCGGCCATGACGAGCTGGTCATCCGGCCGGCCGCCGGACAGGAATAG
- a CDS encoding DUF1269 domain-containing protein, whose translation MSDLLVIAFDDEATGFELRTELVKMQKEYLIELEDAVVVTRPSAEDIQLHQAVNLTAAGALGGGFWGTLVGLIFLNPLLGAAVGAGAGAIAGKLSDIGINDDFMRDLGQSIPPGGSAVFILVRKMTADKVLARLEGFHLRGRVLQTSLPEAEEERLREAFAGGRLGAALGVPQIDHPAPAGTTAPPGSA comes from the coding sequence ATGTCCGACCTGCTTGTCATCGCCTTCGACGACGAGGCGACCGGCTTCGAGCTGCGCACCGAACTGGTCAAGATGCAGAAGGAATACCTCATCGAGCTCGAGGACGCGGTGGTCGTCACCCGCCCCTCGGCCGAGGACATCCAGCTGCATCAGGCCGTGAACCTGACCGCCGCGGGCGCGCTTGGCGGCGGCTTCTGGGGCACGCTGGTCGGGCTGATCTTCCTCAATCCGCTCTTGGGCGCCGCGGTGGGCGCGGGCGCCGGCGCCATCGCCGGCAAGCTCTCGGATATCGGCATCAACGACGATTTCATGCGCGATCTGGGCCAGTCCATCCCGCCGGGCGGCTCGGCCGTGTTCATCCTGGTGCGCAAGATGACCGCCGACAAGGTGCTGGCGCGGCTGGAAGGCTTCCACCTGCGCGGCCGGGTGCTGCAGACCTCGCTGCCCGAGGCCGAGGAAGAGCGCCTGCGCGAGGCCTTCGCGGGCGGCAGGCTGGGCGCGGCGCTCGGCGTGCCGCAGATCGATCATCCCGCGCCCGCGGGCACGACGGCGCCCCCGGGCTCGGCCTGA
- the mtgA gene encoding monofunctional biosynthetic peptidoglycan transglycosylase has product MPRRMETLDDPEALTEAPTTRARRRWRPLRRAALWLGSWLRWIGLRLLGLMAVLVLLFSFVNPPTTWTIIQGQREFPGRAARQWVDLDRISPHMVRAVVAAEDANFCNHWGFDMVEIRRVIASGSSRGASTITQQTAKNVFLWQGRSWPRKVMETVYTPMIEALWSKRRIVEVYLNIAEFGRGVFGIKAAAEHYFQTTPDKLTLRQSAALASILPAPRTRNPQTGSARTRSIVSGAETIRADGRDFCLRLPR; this is encoded by the coding sequence ATGCCCCGACGCATGGAAACCCTTGACGACCCCGAGGCGCTGACCGAGGCGCCGACGACCCGCGCCCGCCGGCGCTGGCGGCCGCTGCGCCGCGCGGCGCTGTGGCTGGGGTCCTGGCTGCGCTGGATCGGCTTGCGGCTTCTGGGGCTGATGGCCGTGCTGGTGCTGCTGTTCTCCTTCGTCAACCCGCCGACCACCTGGACCATCATCCAGGGCCAGCGCGAGTTTCCCGGCCGGGCGGCGCGGCAATGGGTCGATCTGGATCGCATCTCGCCCCATATGGTGCGCGCCGTGGTCGCCGCCGAGGATGCCAATTTCTGCAACCACTGGGGTTTCGACATGGTCGAGATCCGCCGGGTCATCGCCTCGGGCTCGTCGCGCGGCGCCTCGACCATCACCCAGCAGACGGCCAAGAACGTGTTCTTGTGGCAGGGGCGCAGCTGGCCGCGCAAGGTGATGGAGACGGTCTATACGCCGATGATCGAGGCGCTCTGGTCCAAGCGCCGCATCGTCGAGGTCTATCTGAACATCGCCGAATTCGGCCGCGGCGTCTTCGGCATCAAGGCGGCGGCCGAGCATTACTTCCAGACCACGCCCGACAAGCTGACCCTGCGCCAGTCGGCGGCCTTGGCCTCGATCCTGCCGGCGCCGCGAACGCGCAACCCGCAGACTGGCTCGGCCCGCACCCGCTCGATCGTCAGCGGCGCCGAGACGATCCGGGCGGATGGCCGCGATTTCTGCCTGAGGTTGCCGCGCTGA
- a CDS encoding glutathione S-transferase family protein: MNTPSPSSTIRLYHVALSPFCRKVRLVLAEKRIEVELVEDRFWEPGSEIMRRNPAGKLPVLRMDGRLLAESQAICEYLDEIQPQPSLMPSLPAERYEVRRLCAWFDDKFNAEVTRPVMTERVWKKVMRLGYPDSRTVKAGLSAIRYHLDYMKSLLEHRRWLAGDVMTLADFAAAAHLSCLDYISDVDWTHSAEVQEWYAKIKSRPAFRSLLADHLPGVHPAPHYALLDF, translated from the coding sequence ATGAACACGCCCTCGCCCAGTTCCACGATCCGCCTTTACCATGTCGCCCTGTCGCCCTTTTGCCGCAAGGTCCGGCTGGTGCTGGCCGAAAAGCGCATCGAGGTCGAGCTGGTCGAGGACCGTTTCTGGGAACCGGGCTCGGAAATCATGCGCCGCAACCCGGCAGGCAAGCTGCCGGTCCTGCGCATGGACGGGCGGCTTCTGGCGGAAAGCCAGGCGATCTGCGAATACCTGGACGAGATCCAGCCGCAGCCCTCGCTGATGCCGTCCCTGCCGGCCGAGCGTTACGAGGTGCGCCGGCTCTGCGCCTGGTTCGACGACAAGTTCAACGCCGAGGTGACCCGCCCGGTGATGACCGAACGGGTCTGGAAGAAGGTCATGCGCCTGGGCTACCCGGACAGCCGCACCGTCAAGGCCGGCCTGTCGGCGATCCGCTATCATCTCGACTACATGAAAAGCCTGCTGGAACACCGCCGCTGGCTGGCGGGCGACGTGATGACGCTGGCCGATTTCGCCGCCGCGGCGCATCTGTCCTGCCTCGACTACATCTCGGACGTGGACTGGACCCATTCGGCCGAGGTGCAGGAATGGTATGCCAAGATCAAGTCGCGGCCGGCCTTCCGCAGCCTTCTGGCCGACCACCTGCCGGGCGTCCACCCGGCGCCGCATTATGCGCTGCTCGACTTCTAG
- the queG gene encoding tRNA epoxyqueuosine(34) reductase QueG encodes MRCSTSRPTDPAEIRSRLEQQARAEGFSALGICAPDANPQLPERLAAFLERGRHGQMGWMAERAHWRASPASLWPEARSVVMLAELYTPEHDPMEAIRRKDRGAVSVYAQGKDYHDLVKKRLKRLGGWLVGLTGCEIKVFVDTAPVMEKPLAQAAGLGWQGKHTNLLSRELGSWFFLGAIFTTLDLPKDAAERSHCGSCRACLDACPTGAFPAPYQLDARRCISYLTIEHKGPVDPELRPMLGNRIYGCDDCLAACPWNKFAQAATELRYHGPHGAPALAELAQLDDAGFRERFSGSPIKRIGRDRMVRNVLYAIGNSGLAHLRPLAESLQHDPDPAVADAARWACERLP; translated from the coding sequence ATGCGCTGCTCGACTTCTAGGCCGACCGACCCGGCGGAGATCCGTTCCCGGCTGGAACAGCAGGCGCGGGCCGAGGGTTTCTCGGCCCTTGGCATTTGCGCCCCCGACGCCAACCCGCAACTGCCCGAGCGGCTGGCCGCCTTCCTGGAACGGGGCCGGCACGGCCAGATGGGCTGGATGGCCGAGCGCGCGCATTGGCGCGCCTCGCCCGCCAGCCTCTGGCCCGAGGCGCGCTCGGTCGTCATGCTGGCCGAGCTCTACACGCCCGAACACGACCCGATGGAGGCCATCCGCCGCAAGGATCGCGGCGCGGTCAGCGTCTATGCCCAGGGCAAGGATTACCACGACCTGGTCAAGAAGCGGCTGAAGCGCCTTGGCGGCTGGCTGGTCGGGCTGACCGGCTGCGAGATCAAGGTCTTCGTCGACACCGCCCCGGTGATGGAAAAGCCGCTGGCGCAGGCGGCAGGGCTGGGCTGGCAGGGCAAGCACACCAACCTGCTGTCGCGCGAGCTGGGCAGCTGGTTCTTCCTGGGCGCGATCTTCACCACGCTGGACCTGCCGAAGGATGCGGCGGAACGCTCGCATTGCGGCTCGTGCAGGGCCTGCCTCGACGCCTGCCCGACCGGGGCCTTTCCGGCGCCCTACCAGCTGGACGCGCGGCGCTGCATCTCCTACCTGACCATCGAGCACAAGGGGCCGGTGGACCCCGAACTGCGCCCGATGCTCGGGAACCGCATCTATGGCTGCGACGATTGCCTGGCCGCCTGCCCCTGGAACAAGTTCGCCCAGGCCGCGACCGAGCTGCGCTATCACGGCCCGCACGGCGCCCCGGCGCTGGCCGAGCTGGCGCAGCTTGACGATGCGGGCTTCCGCGAGCGTTTCTCGGGCAGCCCGATCAAGCGCATCGGCCGCGACCGCATGGTGCGCAATGTTCTTTACGCCATCGGCAATTCGGGGCTTGCGCATCTGCGGCCGCTGGCCGAATCCTTGCAGCATGACCCCGACCCCGCCGTTGCCGATGCGGCACGCTGGGCCTGCGAACGATTGCCATGA
- a CDS encoding DMT family transporter: MIHTHPSPLRGILLKCLSVLVFTIMASIVKATAEGGLGVPPGQQVFFRSFFAIPVILLWLAFRHELGVGLKTFRPMGHFYRGIIGTAAMGLGFWALALLPFPEVTAIGYAAPLLTVIFAAMFLGEDVRLFRLSMVVLGLVGVVIVLSPRLSFGADMGYKESLGAMVTLSGAACAALAQIFVRKLVQEERTSAIVFWFSVTSTLLGLLTIPFGWVMPDAGTAALLVTIGLLGGLGQILLTSAYRYADASLVAPFEYASMLLALLIGWSIFDEAPTLVMLAGAALVITAGILIIWRERQLGLERNRQRKAMTPQG; the protein is encoded by the coding sequence ATGATCCACACGCACCCAAGCCCGCTGCGCGGCATCCTGCTCAAATGCCTTAGCGTGCTGGTGTTCACCATCATGGCCTCGATCGTCAAGGCGACCGCCGAGGGCGGCTTGGGCGTGCCGCCGGGCCAGCAGGTCTTCTTCCGCTCGTTCTTCGCCATTCCGGTGATCCTGCTCTGGCTGGCCTTCCGGCATGAGCTGGGCGTGGGGCTGAAGACCTTTCGGCCGATGGGGCATTTCTATCGCGGCATCATCGGCACCGCCGCGATGGGGCTGGGCTTCTGGGCGCTGGCGCTGCTGCCCTTCCCCGAGGTCACGGCCATCGGCTATGCCGCGCCGCTGCTGACGGTGATCTTCGCCGCCATGTTCCTAGGCGAGGACGTGCGGCTGTTCCGCCTGTCCATGGTGGTGCTGGGACTGGTCGGCGTGGTCATCGTGCTGTCGCCGCGGCTGAGCTTCGGCGCCGACATGGGCTACAAGGAAAGCCTGGGCGCCATGGTGACGCTCTCCGGCGCCGCCTGCGCGGCGCTGGCGCAGATCTTCGTGCGCAAGCTGGTGCAGGAGGAGCGGACCTCGGCCATCGTCTTCTGGTTCTCGGTCACATCGACGCTGCTCGGACTGCTGACCATTCCCTTCGGCTGGGTGATGCCGGATGCCGGGACGGCGGCGCTGCTGGTGACCATCGGCCTTCTGGGCGGGCTGGGGCAGATCCTGCTGACCTCGGCCTATCGCTATGCCGACGCCTCGCTGGTGGCGCCCTTCGAATATGCCTCGATGCTGCTGGCGCTGCTGATCGGCTGGTCCATCTTCGACGAGGCGCCGACGCTGGTCATGCTGGCCGGCGCGGCGCTGGTCATTACCGCCGGCATCCTGATCATCTGGCGCGAGCGACAGCTGGGGCTGGAGCGCAACCGCCAGCGCAAGGCCATGACCCCGCAGGGCTGA
- a CDS encoding sulfotransferase, with amino-acid sequence MTQSFRSFVIFAEMRTGSNLLEATLNAIKRVTCFGEAFNPYMMGWPDKDELKGITMAEREADPHRLLAAIFDKPNHLPGFRYFHDHDPRVFDAIIEDRACAKIILTRNPVDSYVSTALARATNQWKLNETETPIPAAVRFDGAEFRQVAGEIEEFQLKVMHRLQVTGQAGFWLGYEDLRDAEVMTGLLHWLGRTDLKRVEPASDQVPQNPRELSEKVENFDEMQAELARLDPFMLRKIPNFEPRKGPAVPSFLGAEAGRGLIFMPVKGGPADSVTRWLRGMGEVVGDFNQNSLRQWKRQHVGHRSFTVLRHPLLRAWAAFESLIGGRNAELRQLMRQIHRVALPPDPELGALDQGRKAELFAAFLDFLRRNLNGQTTLPTYPGWASQSEVLAGFARFGAPDMLLRESDLPRDLSWLAASAGIKAPADFPDPEPFPDFLNEQELRGAAKKAYLRDYVAFGFGGQP; translated from the coding sequence ATGACCCAGTCTTTCCGCAGTTTCGTGATCTTCGCCGAGATGCGCACCGGCTCGAACCTGCTCGAGGCGACGCTGAACGCCATCAAGCGCGTCACCTGCTTCGGCGAGGCCTTCAACCCCTACATGATGGGCTGGCCCGACAAGGACGAGCTCAAGGGCATCACCATGGCCGAGCGCGAGGCCGATCCGCACCGGCTGCTGGCGGCGATCTTCGACAAGCCGAACCACCTGCCGGGGTTCCGCTATTTCCACGACCACGACCCGCGGGTCTTCGACGCGATCATCGAGGACCGGGCCTGCGCCAAGATCATCCTGACCCGCAACCCGGTGGACAGCTATGTCTCGACCGCGCTGGCGCGGGCCACCAACCAGTGGAAGCTCAACGAGACCGAGACGCCGATTCCCGCCGCCGTGCGCTTCGACGGCGCCGAGTTCCGGCAGGTGGCGGGCGAGATCGAGGAGTTCCAGCTGAAGGTCATGCACCGGCTGCAGGTGACCGGCCAGGCCGGTTTCTGGCTGGGCTACGAGGACCTGCGCGATGCCGAGGTGATGACCGGCCTGTTGCACTGGCTGGGCCGCACCGACCTGAAACGGGTCGAGCCGGCCAGCGACCAGGTGCCGCAGAACCCGCGCGAACTGTCCGAGAAGGTCGAGAATTTCGACGAGATGCAGGCGGAACTGGCGCGGCTCGACCCGTTCATGCTGCGCAAGATCCCGAATTTCGAGCCGAGGAAGGGCCCGGCGGTGCCCTCGTTCCTGGGGGCCGAGGCGGGCAGGGGGCTGATCTTCATGCCGGTCAAGGGCGGGCCTGCGGACAGCGTGACGCGCTGGCTGCGCGGCATGGGCGAGGTCGTCGGCGACTTCAACCAGAACAGCCTGCGGCAATGGAAGCGGCAGCATGTCGGCCATCGCAGCTTCACCGTGCTGCGCCACCCGCTGCTGCGCGCCTGGGCGGCCTTCGAATCACTGATCGGCGGCCGCAATGCCGAGCTGCGCCAGCTGATGCGGCAGATCCATCGCGTCGCCCTGCCGCCGGATCCGGAGCTGGGCGCGCTGGACCAGGGCCGCAAGGCCGAGCTGTTCGCGGCCTTCCTGGACTTCCTGCGCCGCAACCTGAACGGCCAGACCACGCTGCCGACCTATCCCGGCTGGGCCAGCCAGTCCGAGGTGCTGGCGGGTTTCGCACGCTTCGGCGCCCCCGACATGCTGCTGCGCGAATCGGACCTGCCGCGCGACCTGTCCTGGCTTGCCGCCAGCGCCGGGATCAAGGCGCCGGCCGATTTCCCGGACCCGGAGCCCTTCCCGGACTTCCTGAACGAGCAGGAATTGCGCGGCGCGGCGAAGAAGGCCTATCTGCGCGATTACGTCGCCTTCGGCTTCGGCGGCCAACCCTGA
- a CDS encoding beta-1,6-N-acetylglucosaminyltransferase yields MSGGTVRLGVVMLCHDELPIAARMARVWAQGGAAVAVHVDAKAPADAVETMQADLADLRQVLFSRRHPCEWGTFSLVRATQDAAGLLLDRFREVTHVLVVSGACLPLRPVQDLCAYLALHPTRDFIESVTAEDVGWTVGGLNEERFTLRFPFSFRRRRKLFDRYVELQRRLGYRRRIPQGLVPHLGSQWWCLTRATLQAILTDPRRAEFDRYFARVWIPDESYFQTLARRHSMRIESRSLTLAKFDNQGKPYIFYDDHLEILQQSRCFIARKIWRGAGRLHDHFPPGDGAQPSAAEPRPERVDRIISHAVARRRLGRPGLYMQSRFPLKDRENGKTSAPYAMFQGFTDLFPGFETWLASRIDADVHGHLFAVHGVEFAGRRPIGPGALSDSAPLRDLDQRGFLANLIRIATRMQVWQFSPRDGQEMNWFLATDPNARIFVVTGAWAVPLLHSDMPFDDIRRVAAILQRTELAQMEALNSVWLKAQTQIWDLADFCARPSAVLGSILQRLGGEPEAAADLPPMRDIAGMGRFLQRLRNAGLRPQLMGDFPATDPDPPTAAVHERTAP; encoded by the coding sequence ATGAGCGGCGGGACGGTCAGGCTGGGCGTGGTCATGCTGTGCCATGACGAATTGCCCATCGCCGCGCGCATGGCCCGGGTCTGGGCCCAGGGCGGGGCGGCGGTCGCGGTCCATGTCGATGCCAAGGCGCCTGCGGATGCGGTCGAGACCATGCAGGCCGACCTTGCCGACCTGCGGCAGGTGCTGTTCAGCCGGCGCCATCCCTGCGAATGGGGCACCTTCAGCCTGGTGCGCGCCACCCAGGACGCCGCCGGCCTGCTGCTGGACAGGTTCCGCGAGGTCACGCATGTGCTGGTCGTCTCGGGCGCCTGCCTGCCCCTGCGGCCGGTGCAGGATCTTTGCGCCTATCTGGCGCTGCATCCGACGCGCGACTTCATCGAAAGCGTCACCGCCGAGGATGTCGGCTGGACCGTCGGCGGGCTGAACGAGGAACGCTTCACCCTGCGCTTTCCCTTCTCGTTCCGGCGCCGGCGCAAGCTGTTCGACCGCTATGTCGAATTGCAGCGCCGGCTGGGCTACAGGCGGCGCATCCCGCAGGGGCTGGTGCCGCATCTGGGCTCGCAATGGTGGTGCCTGACCCGGGCCACGCTGCAGGCCATCCTGACCGACCCGCGCCGGGCCGAGTTCGACCGCTATTTCGCCCGGGTCTGGATCCCGGACGAGAGCTATTTCCAGACCCTTGCCCGGCGGCATTCGATGAGGATCGAAAGCCGCTCGCTGACGCTGGCCAAGTTCGACAACCAGGGCAAGCCCTATATCTTCTACGACGACCACCTGGAGATCCTGCAGCAATCGCGCTGCTTCATCGCCCGCAAGATCTGGCGCGGCGCCGGTCGGCTGCACGACCATTTCCCCCCTGGCGACGGCGCGCAACCGTCCGCCGCCGAGCCGCGCCCCGAGCGGGTGGACCGCATCATCAGCCATGCAGTCGCGCGCCGCCGGCTGGGCCGGCCCGGGCTTTACATGCAGAGCCGCTTTCCGCTGAAGGACCGCGAGAACGGCAAGACCTCGGCACCCTATGCCATGTTCCAGGGCTTCACCGACCTGTTTCCCGGCTTCGAAACCTGGCTGGCCAGCCGGATCGACGCCGATGTGCATGGCCATCTTTTCGCGGTGCATGGCGTGGAATTCGCCGGCCGCCGGCCGATCGGGCCGGGGGCGCTTTCGGACAGCGCCCCGCTGCGCGACCTGGACCAGCGCGGCTTTCTGGCCAACCTGATCCGCATCGCCACGCGCATGCAGGTCTGGCAGTTCAGCCCGCGCGACGGGCAGGAGATGAACTGGTTCCTCGCCACCGATCCCAATGCGCGCATCTTCGTGGTCACCGGTGCCTGGGCGGTGCCGCTTCTGCATTCCGACATGCCATTCGACGACATCCGCCGCGTCGCGGCCATCCTGCAGCGCACCGAACTGGCGCAGATGGAGGCGCTGAATTCGGTCTGGCTCAAGGCGCAGACGCAGATCTGGGACCTGGCCGATTTCTGCGCCCGGCCCTCGGCCGTGCTGGGCAGCATCCTGCAGCGGCTGGGCGGCGAGCCCGAGGCCGCGGCCGACCTGCCGCCGATGCGCGACATCGCCGGCATGGGGCGGTTCCTGCAAAGGCTGCGCAATGCCGGGCTGCGCCCGCAGCTGATGGGGGATTTCCCCGCCACCGATCCCGACCCGCCGACCGCCGCCGTCCATGAAAGAACCGCGCCATGA
- a CDS encoding glycosyltransferase family 2 protein, which translates to MLRARRQWLLGRAIRRRRRLRPVWDRTARIRPGDILLFMVMRNEAPRLPWFLDYYRAMGVRHFLVVDNGSEDGGRDYLGQQEDVSVWLTRASYKASRFGMDWMNGLLRRHGSGHWCLTVDPDEFLVYPHHDTRPLQALTDWLDASNIRSFSAMLLDMYPKGSLAAQPYRAGQDPFQIARWFDPANYAIRKNGEYGNLWIQGGPRARAFFRDDPESAPALNKIPLVRWERGHAYVSSTHMLLPRSLNMVYDENGGEKASGCLLHAKFLSTFVEKSAEELTRRQHYANSQEYLAYHAGLRDDPDFWCEESCELQDWRQLEDLGLISKGNWA; encoded by the coding sequence ATGCTTCGCGCCCGCCGTCAATGGCTGCTGGGGCGCGCGATTCGCCGTCGCCGCCGGCTGCGGCCGGTATGGGACCGCACCGCGCGCATCCGGCCGGGCGATATCCTGCTGTTCATGGTCATGCGCAACGAGGCGCCGCGCCTGCCCTGGTTCCTGGACTACTACCGGGCGATGGGTGTCCGGCATTTCCTGGTGGTCGACAACGGCTCGGAGGATGGCGGGCGCGACTATCTGGGCCAGCAGGAGGATGTCTCGGTCTGGCTGACCCGCGCCAGCTACAAGGCCTCGCGCTTCGGCATGGACTGGATGAACGGGCTGCTGCGCCGGCATGGCAGCGGGCATTGGTGCCTGACCGTCGATCCCGACGAGTTCCTGGTCTATCCGCATCACGACACCCGGCCCCTGCAGGCGCTGACCGACTGGCTGGATGCCAGCAACATCCGCTCGTTCTCGGCCATGCTGCTGGACATGTATCCCAAGGGCTCGCTGGCCGCGCAGCCCTATCGCGCCGGACAGGACCCGTTCCAGATCGCGCGCTGGTTCGATCCGGCCAATTACGCCATCCGCAAGAACGGCGAATACGGCAATCTCTGGATCCAGGGCGGGCCGCGGGCGCGGGCTTTCTTCCGGGACGACCCCGAAAGCGCCCCGGCGCTGAACAAGATCCCGCTGGTCCGCTGGGAAAGGGGGCATGCCTATGTCAGCTCGACCCATATGCTGCTGCCGCGCTCGCTGAACATGGTCTATGACGAGAATGGCGGCGAAAAGGCCTCGGGCTGCCTGCTTCACGCCAAGTTCCTGTCGACCTTCGTCGAGAAATCCGCCGAGGAACTGACCCGGCGCCAGCATTACGCCAACAGCCAGGAATACCTAGCCTATCACGCCGGGCTGCGGGACGACCCGGATTTCTGGTGCGAGGAATCCTGCGAGCTGCAGGACTGGCGCCAGCTCGAGGATCTGGGGCTGATCTCCAAGGGGAACTGGGCATGA
- a CDS encoding glycosyltransferase family 1 protein, with amino-acid sequence MRPDPAIVLDVSRLISRLGGGPATGIDRVEAEWLAHLQDRPHLLLCRVRRGQLLLPPRAGAAILRWLGGALDDLPPPDLLDRLRGRRTLPARAEAALRRMALVRAGRQGRGLGRAAQAHLGPAAYVNVGHANLLPGLLANLRPLRRAVLIHDTIPLDHPEFTRAGQAEKFRARFTAALEQAELILTVSAATRADVLRWRGRLGLPGRAAIIAAPIGTRLAAPDPAGLPADLDLSRPFFVTLGTIEPRKNHALLLDAWQMQARPPQLFIIGRRGWENREVFARLDRLPPGGPVRELRDLDDGAVAALIGRSHGLLMPSRAEGFGLPLTEAAGRGVPVMASPLPAAREMLGDYATWLSPDAPADWAAEVARLAGAPARRLPPLPVPDWQGHFRLCYAGLCHTLRDLTVAAM; translated from the coding sequence ATGAGGCCTGATCCGGCGATCGTGCTGGATGTCTCGCGGCTGATCTCGCGGCTTGGCGGCGGCCCGGCGACGGGCATCGACCGGGTAGAGGCCGAATGGCTGGCCCATCTGCAGGACCGCCCGCATCTGCTGCTGTGCCGGGTGCGGCGCGGCCAGCTGCTGCTGCCGCCCCGCGCCGGCGCGGCGATCCTGCGGTGGCTGGGCGGGGCGCTGGACGATCTGCCGCCGCCGGACCTGCTGGACCGGCTGCGCGGCCGGCGCACCCTGCCCGCGCGGGCTGAGGCGGCGCTGCGCCGGATGGCGCTGGTGCGGGCCGGGCGCCAGGGCAGGGGCCTTGGCCGCGCGGCGCAGGCGCATCTGGGGCCGGCAGCCTATGTGAATGTCGGCCATGCCAATCTGCTGCCGGGCCTGCTTGCGAACCTGCGCCCTCTGCGGCGGGCGGTGCTGATCCACGACACCATCCCGCTTGATCATCCCGAATTCACCCGCGCCGGGCAGGCGGAGAAGTTCCGCGCCCGCTTCACGGCCGCGCTGGAACAGGCCGAACTGATCCTGACCGTCTCGGCGGCGACGCGCGCCGACGTGCTGCGCTGGCGCGGGCGGCTGGGGCTGCCGGGGCGCGCGGCGATCATCGCCGCGCCCATCGGCACCCGGCTGGCGGCGCCCGACCCTGCCGGGCTGCCGGCGGATCTGGACCTGTCGCGCCCGTTCTTCGTCACCCTGGGCACCATCGAGCCGCGCAAGAACCACGCGCTGCTGCTGGACGCCTGGCAGATGCAGGCGCGGCCGCCGCAGCTGTTCATCATCGGCCGCCGCGGCTGGGAGAACCGCGAGGTCTTTGCCCGGCTCGACCGCCTGCCGCCCGGCGGCCCGGTGCGCGAGCTGCGCGACCTGGACGACGGCGCGGTGGCCGCGCTGATCGGCCGCAGCCACGGGCTGCTGATGCCCAGCCGGGCCGAGGGCTTCGGCCTGCCCCTGACCGAGGCCGCCGGCCGCGGCGTGCCGGTCATGGCCAGCCCCCTGCCGGCGGCGCGCGAAATGCTGGGCGATTACGCGACCTGGCTGTCCCCGGACGCCCCGGCCGACTGGGCGGCCGAGGTGGCGCGGCTGGCCGGCGCGCCGGCCCGGCGGCTGCCGCCCCTGCCGGTGCCGGACTGGCAAGGGCATTTCCGGCTTTGCTACGCTGGGTTGTGTCACACATTGCGCGACCTGACCGTTGCCGCTATGTGA